One window from the genome of Paramormyrops kingsleyae isolate MSU_618 chromosome 3, PKINGS_0.4, whole genome shotgun sequence encodes:
- the btbd3b gene encoding BTB/POZ domain-containing protein 3 isoform X2: MAAEIFPAKKATSGTTVQQYQQQNLNNNNTIQNCNWQGLYPTIRERNAVMFNNELMADVHFVVGPTGGTQRLPGHRYVLAVGSSVFHAMFYGELAEGDDEIRIPDVEPAAFLALLKYIYCDEIDLSADTVLATLYAAKKYIVPHLARACVNFLETSLSAKNACVLLSQSCLFEEPDLTQRCWEVIDAQAELALKSEGFCDIDCKTLESILERETLNAKEMVVFEAAMNWAEAECQRQELALSIDNKRKVLGKAVYLIRIPTMALDDFANGAAQSGVLTLTETNDIFLWYTAAKKPDLQFVSQPRTGLVPQRCHRFQSCAYRSNQWRYRGRCDSIQFAVDKRIFIAGFGLYGSSCGSAEYSAKIELKRQGVVLGQNLSKYFSDGSSNTFPVWFEYPVQIEPDTFYTASVILDGNELSYFGQEGMTEVQCGKVTFQFQCSSESTNGTGVQGGQIPELIFYA; encoded by the exons GAATGCCGTGATGTTCAACAATGAGCTGATGGCAGACGTGCACTTCGTGGTGGGCCCCACCGGGGGGACGCAGAGACTGCCTGGGCACAGG TACGTTCTGGCCGTGGGTAGCTCCGTGTTCCATGCCATGTTTTACGGGGAGCTGGCCGAAGGCGACGATGAGATCCGGATCCCCGACGTGGAGCCGGCTGCCTTTCTCGCCTTGCTGAA GTACATCTACTGCGATGAGATCGACCTGAGTGCCGACACAGTCCTGGCCACCCTATACGCGGCCAAGAAATACATCGTGCCCCACTTGGCGCGGGCTTGCGTCAACTTCCTGGAGACTAGCCTAAGCGCCAAGAACGCGTGTGTGCTGCTGTCGCAAAGCTGCCTGTTCGAGGAGCCTGACCTGACACAACGCTGTTGGGAAGTCATCGATGCACAAGCTGAGCTGGCACTCAAGTCCGAGGGCTTCTGCGATATTGACTGCAAGACACTGGAGAGCATCCTCGAGAGGGAGACCCTCAACGCCAAGGAGATGGTGGTATTTGAGGCGGCAATGAATTGGGCCGAGGCTGAATGCCAACGGCAGGAGCTGGCGCTCTCCATCGACAACAAACGCAAAGTCCTGGGCAAGGCCGTCTACCTGATTCGCATTCCCACCATGGCCCTGGACGACTTTGCCAACGGTGCCGCCCAGTCTGGCGTACTCACCCTCACTGAGACCAATGACATTTTCCTCTGGTACACGGCAGCCAAGAAGCCAGACCTGCAGTTCGTCAGCCAGCCCAGGACAGGTCTGGTGCCTCAACGCTGCCACCGCTTCCAGTCCTGTGCCTACCGGAGCAACCAATGGCGTTACCGTGGACGCTGTGACAGCATCCAGTTTGCAGTCGACAAACGCATCTTCATCGCTGGCTTCGGTCTCTACGGCTCCAGCTGCGGGTCAGCGGAGTACAGTGCCAAGATCGAACTCAAGCGCCAGGGAGTTGTACTGGGTCAGAACCTGAGCAAGTATTTCTCAGATGGCTCCAGCAACACCTTCCCTGTGTGGTTCGAGTATCCGGTGCAGATTGAGCCAGACACATTCTACACAGCCAGTGTCATCCTGGACGGCAATGAGCTTAGCTATTTCGGCCAGGAGGGTATGACGGAAGTCCAGTGTGGGAAGGTGACCTTCCAGTTCCAATGTTCCTCGGAGAGCACCAATGGGACGGGCGTTCAAGGCGGACAGATCCCAGAACTCATCTTTTATGCCTGA